One genomic region from Anabaena sp. PCC 7108 encodes:
- a CDS encoding VOC family protein: MHHVSIRTGNIHHAIAFYEQLGFTVGDRFTTGYTLACWLEGMDSRIELIQIPQPKPAPDAFADEHYVGYYHLSFDLTEVTPDLHGWLENLKARMALVSDLQPLKILLEPTQQQIGDRILEVAFIADADGLPLELIRFLSKLGNS; the protein is encoded by the coding sequence ATGCACCACGTTTCTATTCGGACTGGCAATATTCATCATGCGATCGCTTTTTATGAGCAGTTAGGATTTACAGTTGGCGATCGCTTTACTACAGGTTATACTTTAGCTTGTTGGCTGGAAGGAATGGATAGCCGCATTGAATTAATCCAAATTCCTCAGCCAAAACCAGCCCCTGATGCTTTTGCAGATGAGCATTATGTAGGCTATTATCATCTTTCCTTTGATTTAACTGAGGTTACGCCAGATTTGCATGGCTGGTTGGAAAATTTAAAGGCACGAATGGCTTTGGTAAGTGATTTACAGCCTTTGAAAATCCTTTTAGAACCTACACAACAGCAAATAGGCGATCGCATTTTGGAAGTCGCTTTCATTGCTGACGCTGATGGTTTACCTCTGGAGTTGATCCGCTTTTTGTCAAAGCTTGGTAATTCGTAA
- a CDS encoding gamma carbonic anhydrase family protein yields MSTVSYWTSPDFSQAAFIASNAVVIGSVSIAAQVSIWYGAVVRGDVERIEIGECTNIQDGAILHGDPGCPTILEDHVTVGHRAVVHSAHIESGSLIGIGAIILGGVRVGTGSIIGAGAVVTKDIPPLSLVVGIPAKIVRQLTDTQAAELIEHAEKYHKLALVHAGKGTDLGFS; encoded by the coding sequence GTGTCTACTGTTTCCTATTGGACATCTCCCGATTTTTCTCAAGCTGCGTTTATCGCCAGTAACGCCGTTGTTATCGGCTCAGTCAGCATTGCAGCCCAGGTAAGCATTTGGTATGGAGCCGTTGTGAGGGGGGATGTAGAGCGCATTGAAATTGGCGAATGCACAAACATTCAAGATGGAGCCATTTTACATGGTGATCCTGGTTGTCCCACAATATTAGAAGATCATGTCACTGTCGGACATCGTGCTGTAGTACATTCTGCCCACATCGAGTCTGGGAGTTTAATTGGTATAGGCGCAATAATTTTAGGTGGAGTTAGAGTTGGTACAGGTAGCATCATTGGTGCTGGTGCAGTTGTCACTAAAGACATACCACCATTGTCGTTAGTTGTAGGCATCCCCGCTAAAATAGTCCGTCAACTCACAGACACCCAAGCTGCAGAACTCATCGAACACGCCGAAAAATACCATAAATTAGCCCTCGTTCATGCCGGTAAAGGGACTGATCTTGGTTTTAGTTAG
- a CDS encoding photosystem II protein Y — translation MDIDTRVVIVLAPVVIAASWAVFNIGAAALRQVQNFLNKEA, via the coding sequence ATGGACATCGATACCCGTGTAGTAATTGTTTTAGCACCAGTAGTGATTGCTGCTAGTTGGGCTGTGTTTAATATCGGTGCTGCGGCTTTAAGACAAGTGCAAAACTTTTTAAACAAAGAAGCCTAA
- a CDS encoding TIGR02652 family protein codes for MINPGLQYPIFGAEIQCPHCRQNIPALTLTDTYLCTRHGAFEADPKTEELVHLQSGRHWRRWDGEWYRQHTHPDGIRFEIHEALDKLYTQGYRATKVIIARRYEELMSGYLERSSPWRAGQPEGASARLYGLPVEFGPDAAQEPCWGVINFDLDKELGVPVRYPYFRLFE; via the coding sequence ATGATAAATCCAGGCTTGCAGTACCCAATTTTTGGCGCTGAAATACAGTGTCCCCATTGCCGTCAGAATATTCCCGCGCTGACTTTGACTGATACATATCTATGTACGCGTCATGGCGCTTTTGAAGCAGATCCAAAAACTGAAGAGTTGGTTCATCTCCAGTCGGGTCGTCATTGGCGTAGATGGGATGGTGAATGGTATCGGCAACATACTCATCCTGATGGTATTCGGTTTGAGATTCACGAAGCGTTAGATAAGCTTTATACCCAAGGCTATCGCGCTACCAAGGTGATTATTGCCCGACGCTATGAGGAATTAATGAGTGGTTATTTGGAACGCAGTAGTCCTTGGCGTGCTGGACAACCAGAAGGAGCTTCTGCTCGTTTGTATGGCTTACCAGTAGAGTTTGGTCCAGATGCGGCTCAGGAACCTTGCTGGGGAGTGATTAATTTTGATTTGGACAAAGAGCTAGGTGTTCCTGTCCGTTATCCTTATTTCCGTCTGTTTGAGTAA